The following proteins come from a genomic window of Aphelocoma coerulescens isolate FSJ_1873_10779 chromosome 18, UR_Acoe_1.0, whole genome shotgun sequence:
- the BTBD17 gene encoding BTB/POZ domain-containing protein 17, producing the protein MARLTGTRPVATRRWGCAAAFLLLLLTVQAAQKADFSGDSTAATINHSLTLLQRLQELLQNGNGSDSVLRVRSAASDEPKVFHTHQLLLSLQSEVFESLLHNQSVVTLYEPPETAALFEKFIRYLYCGGVSILLHQAIPMHQLASKYRVWGLQRGVAEYMRTHLASESSQGHVVGWYHYAVRVGDAALQESCLQFLAWNLSAVLGSAEWGSVSVDLLLLLLERSDLVLHSELELYTAVEGWLSRRQPEVPVAERVLRAIRYPMIAPSQLFRLQAQSAVLARHRGAVQDLLFQAFQFHAASPLHFAKYFDVNCSMFLPRNYLAPSWGSQWVITNPARDDRSTSFQTQLGPSSHDAGKRVTWNVLFSPRWLPVSLRPVYSDSVAGAIQPVRIEDGRPRLIITPATSSPDFAGVSFQKTVLVGVRQQGRVLVKHAYSFHQSSDEAADFLAHADLQKRTSEYLIDNSLHLHIIIKPVYHSLIKVKK; encoded by the exons ATGGCCAGGCTGACGGGCACCCGGCCCGTGGCCACCCGCCGCTGGGGCTGTGCcgctgccttcctcctcctcctcctcaccgtGCAAGCCG cccaAAAAGCCGACTTTAGCGGGGACTCCACGGCGGCCACCATCAACCACTCGCTGACGCTGCTGcagcggctgcaggagctgctgcagaacGGCAACGGCAGCGACTCGGTGCTGAGGGTCCGCTCGGCCGCCTCCGACGAGCCCAAGGTGTTCCACACgcaccagctgctgctgagcctcCAGAGCGAGGTCTTCGAGAGCCTCCTGCACAACCAGAGCGTCGTGACCCTGTACGAGCCGCCCGAGACGGCCGCGCTCTTCGAGAAGTTCATCAG GTACCTGTACTGCGGGGGGGTCTCCATCCTGCTGCACCAGGCCATCCCCATGCACCAGCTGGCCAGCAAGTACCgggtctgggggctgcagcGCGGCGTGGCTGAATACATGAGGACCCACCTGGCCAGCGAGTCGAGCCAGGGCCACGTGGTGGGCTGGTACCACTACGCCGTGCGCGTCGGGGACGCGGCGCTGCAGGAGAGCTGCCTCCAGTTCCTGGCCTGGAACCTGTCGGCGGTGCTGGGCAGCGCCGAGTGGGGCTCGGTGAGCgtggatctgctgctgctgctgctggagcgcTCCGACCTGGTGCTGCACAGCGAGCTGGAGCTCTACACCGCCGTGGAGGGCTGGCTGAGCCGCCGGCAGCCCGAGGTGCCTGTGGCCGAGCGGGTGCTGCGCGCCATCCGCTACCCCATGATCGCGCCCAGCCAGCTGTTCCGGCTGCAGGCGCAGTCGGCGGTGCTGGCGCGGCACCGCGGCGCGGTGCAGGACCTGCTCTTCCAGGCTTTCCAGTTCCACGCTGCCTCCCCGCTCCACTTCGCCAAGTACTTCGACGTCAACTGCAGCATGTTCTTGCCCCGCAACTACCTCGCGCCCAGCTGGGGCTCCCAGTGGGTCATCACCAACCCCGCGCGGGACGACCGCAGCACCAGCTTCCAGACCCAGCTGGGGCCCAGCAGCCACGACGCCGGCAAGAGGGTGACCTGGAACGTGCTGTTCTCGCCGCGCTGGCTGCCCGTCAGCCTGCGCCCCGTGTACTCGGACTCGGTGGCGGGCGCCATCCAGCCCGTGCGCATCGAGGACGGGCGCCCGCGCCTCATCATCACCCCGGCCACGAGCAGCCCCGACTTCGCCGGCGTCAGCTTCCAGAAGACCGTGCTGGTGGGCGTGCGGCAGCAGGGCCGCGTGCTGGTCAAACACGCCTACAGCTTCCACCAGAGCTCGGACGAGGCGGCAGATTTCCTGGCGCACGCCGACCTGCAGAAACGCACCTCCGAGTACCTCATCGACAACTCCCTGCACCTCCACATCATCATCAAGCCCGTCTACCACTCCCTCATCAAGGTGAAGAAGTAA